A single Choristoneura fumiferana chromosome 9, NRCan_CFum_1, whole genome shotgun sequence DNA region contains:
- the LOC141431292 gene encoding uncharacterized protein — protein MAPYCLILALLIQGSLTYAYSNKFDDADTRELLGQVPEIDNMVKDGGQKDWIDMFIGQTNGLYPSTSAALMAHATNPNKTPEEQVEDIKDMAHQITKAIQSEMTNLLSYAIAHCEKGEEGGKQTKHKRSIETPMDSSQLVMRLLKHIKANNEYQNIAIEKMMTAQEIADKYGVKYTPDEDLLTDLVDYSSQQSEQLSSILTAAYNTNKKQVEFVPLADVKEDRENAAENSTYYIYALHIPEDEVQSQLNSFPSYEYMPEQVQYMYPVSPAHYGAPHPQQTHYKALETQIQAPPARHAPAPVCQRPPFYANERYEPAFTPAPAYRPPCNPMEPITTTTTIVLPVEEPVAPKPELVGQVYEETVSNKVFIEKGEEPGSTDVNHVMTYSVSEKSHFKTPEIEKLPQQMQYYFFLMN, from the exons ATGGCTCCTTACTGCTTGATCCTGGCATTACTCATACAG ggttcattAACGTATGCGTACAGCAACAAGTTCGATGACGCTGACACCCGAGAACTTTTAGGGCAAGTGCCCGAAATTGACAATATGGTCAAAGACGGTGGACAAAAAGACTGGATCGATATGTTTATAGGCCAAACCAATGGACTCTATCCATCGACTTCAGCAGCGTTGATGGCACACGCTACGAATCCCAATAAAACACCCGAAGAACAAGTTGAAGACATCAAAGACATGGCTCACCAAATAACAAAAGCTATTCAAAGTGAAATGACCAATTTGCTCTCTTATGCTATTGCTCACTGTGAGAAAGGGGAAGAAGGAGGTAAACAAACCAAACACAAGCGATCCATAGAAACGCCTATGGACAGTAGCCAACTTGTGATGCGATTGCTCAAGCACATTAAAGCAAATAACGAATACCAAAATATCGCCATCGAAAAAATGATGACTGCTCAGGAGATTGCTGATAAATATGGAGTGAAATATACCCCGGATGAAGACTTGTTGACTGATCTTGTCGATTATTCCTCTCAGCAAAGTGAACAATTGTCATCTATATTAACGGCCGcttataatacaaataaaaaacaagtggAATTCGTTCCGCTAGCAGACGTTAAGGAAGACAGAGAGAATGCGGCCGAGAACAGCACTTATTATATCTACGCCCTGCACATTCCTGAAGATGAAGTCCAATCTCAGTTAAATTCTTTCCCATCTTATGAGTACATGCCTGAACAAGTACAATACATGTACCCAGTCAGCCCTGCGCACTATGGGGCCCCTCATCCGCAGCAAACCCATTACAAAGCTCTCGAAACTCAGATACAGGCACCTCCAGCCCGTCATGCGCCTGCTCCAGTCTGCCAAAGACCACCTTTCTATGCGAATGAGCGATACGAGCCCGCTTTTACCCCCGCTCCAGCATATCGTCCTCCATGCAATCCTATGGAACCTATTACTACAACAACTACCATAGTCCTGCCAGTCGAAGAGCCTGTGGCACCTAAACCAGAGTTAGTAGGACAAGTCTACGAAGAAACTGTTTCTAATAAAGTGTTTATCGAGAAGGGAGAGGAGCCCGGTTCGACTGACGTGAATCACGTGATGACGTACTCGGTCTCTGAGAAATCTCACTTCAAAACCCCAGAGATTGAAAAGTTGCCGCAACAAATGCAGTACTATTTCTTTTTGATGAATTAG
- the LOC141431293 gene encoding T-box transcription factor TBX1-like isoform X1, whose protein sequence is MEGQEWRGEWQQRQLDGIISSGQCPRSGFPLPTERRDLEPALPPLPHSIRDNSVCPRSTYSPLQALSESTCRDHSAGAPPPPQPPPRLFCGQGGAGAGAALHPAVARCSAALELAALWRSFHELGTEMIVTKAGRRMFPALQARLAGLLPSADYLLLVDFVPLDDKRYRYAFHSSSWVVAGKADPVSPPRIHVHPDSPAPGAHWMRQLVSFDKLKLTNNQLDDNGHIILNSMHRYQPRLHVVYLPGEGQGTPGTVPYRTFVFPETGFTAVTAYQNHRITQLKIASNPFAKGFRDCDPEDCGPEQSQPRGAPRRREPAAEPCPQLTQPYAGEPSACGPLYAHAHTVRSVQHYIAANIIIVALHLK, encoded by the exons GAATAATCTCGAGCGGCCAGTGTCCGCGGAGCGGGTTCCCTCTGCCGACGGAGCGGCGCGACCTCGAGCCCGCCCTGCCGCCGCTGCCCCACTCCATCAGAGAC AACTCGGTATGTCCACGGAGCACGTATTCGCCGCTGCAGGCGCTGAGCGAGAGCACTTGCCGCGACCACAGcgccggcgcgccgccgccgccgcagccgccgccgcgcctG TTCTGCGGGcagggcggcgcgggcgcgggcgcggcgctgcaCCCAGCGGTGGCGCGCTGCTCAGCGGCGCTGGAGCTGGCGGCGCTGTGGCGGAGCTTCCACGAGCTGGGCACGGAGATGATCGTGACCAAGGCGGGCCGGCGCATGTTCCCCGCGCTGCAGGCGCGCCTCGCCGGCCTGCTGCCCAGCGCAGACTACCTGCTGCTGGTAGACTTCGTGCCGCTTGACGATAAGCGGTACCGATATGCTTTTCACAG TTCGAGCTGGGTGGTCGCCGGCAAGGCGGACCCAGTGTCGCCACCGCGCATCCACGTGCACCCGGACTCGCCAGCGCCGGGCGCGCACTGGATGCGCCAGCTCGTCTCCTTCGACAAGCTCAAACTGACCAATAACCAGCTCGACGACAACGGACAT ATAATATTGAACTCGATGCACCGGTACCAGCCGCGGCTGCACGTGGTGTATCTGCCGGGGGAGGGCCAGGGCACGCCCGGCACCGTGCCGTACCGGACCTTCGTGTTCCCGGAGACCGGCTTCACCGCCGTCACTGCTTACCAGAACCACCGG ATAACGCAACTGAAAATAGCCAGCAATCCGTTTGCGAAGGGATTCCGGGACTGCGACCCCGAGGACTG TGGTCCGGAGCAGAGCCAGCCCCGCGGCGCGCCGCGGCGGCGCGAGCCGGCGGCGGAGCCCTGCCCGCAGCTCACGCAGCCCTACGCCGGCGAGCCCAGCGCCTGCGGCCCGCTCTACGCGCACGCGCACACCGTGCGGTCAGTACAACACTACATtgctgctaatattataatagtggCACTTCACTTGAAATGA
- the LOC141431293 gene encoding T-box transcription factor TBX1-like isoform X2: protein MEGQEWRGEWQQRQLDGIISSGQCPRSGFPLPTERRDLEPALPPLPHSIRDNSVCPRSTYSPLQALSESTCRDHSAGAPPPPQPPPRLFCGQGGAGAGAALHPAVARCSAALELAALWRSFHELGTEMIVTKAGRRMFPALQARLAGLLPSADYLLLVDFVPLDDKRYRYAFHSSSWVVAGKADPVSPPRIHVHPDSPAPGAHWMRQLVSFDKLKLTNNQLDDNGHIILNSMHRYQPRLHVVYLPGEGQGTPGTVPYRTFVFPETGFTAVTAYQNHRITQLKIASNPFAKGFRDCDPEDCGPEQSQPRGAPRRREPAAEPCPQLTQPYAGEPSACGPLYAHAHTVRYQPHTGHNGAYSAYYAHR, encoded by the exons GAATAATCTCGAGCGGCCAGTGTCCGCGGAGCGGGTTCCCTCTGCCGACGGAGCGGCGCGACCTCGAGCCCGCCCTGCCGCCGCTGCCCCACTCCATCAGAGAC AACTCGGTATGTCCACGGAGCACGTATTCGCCGCTGCAGGCGCTGAGCGAGAGCACTTGCCGCGACCACAGcgccggcgcgccgccgccgccgcagccgccgccgcgcctG TTCTGCGGGcagggcggcgcgggcgcgggcgcggcgctgcaCCCAGCGGTGGCGCGCTGCTCAGCGGCGCTGGAGCTGGCGGCGCTGTGGCGGAGCTTCCACGAGCTGGGCACGGAGATGATCGTGACCAAGGCGGGCCGGCGCATGTTCCCCGCGCTGCAGGCGCGCCTCGCCGGCCTGCTGCCCAGCGCAGACTACCTGCTGCTGGTAGACTTCGTGCCGCTTGACGATAAGCGGTACCGATATGCTTTTCACAG TTCGAGCTGGGTGGTCGCCGGCAAGGCGGACCCAGTGTCGCCACCGCGCATCCACGTGCACCCGGACTCGCCAGCGCCGGGCGCGCACTGGATGCGCCAGCTCGTCTCCTTCGACAAGCTCAAACTGACCAATAACCAGCTCGACGACAACGGACAT ATAATATTGAACTCGATGCACCGGTACCAGCCGCGGCTGCACGTGGTGTATCTGCCGGGGGAGGGCCAGGGCACGCCCGGCACCGTGCCGTACCGGACCTTCGTGTTCCCGGAGACCGGCTTCACCGCCGTCACTGCTTACCAGAACCACCGG ATAACGCAACTGAAAATAGCCAGCAATCCGTTTGCGAAGGGATTCCGGGACTGCGACCCCGAGGACTG TGGTCCGGAGCAGAGCCAGCCGCGCGGCGCGCCGCGGCGGCGCGAGCCGGCGGCGGAGCCCTGCCCGCAGCTCACGCAGCCCTACGCCGGCGAGCCCAGCGCCTGCGGCCCGCTCTACGCGCACGCGCACACCGTGCG GTACCAGCCCCACACCGGCCACAATGGCGCCTACAGCGCATACTACGCGCACAGGTAG
- the LOC141430837 gene encoding uncharacterized protein, with translation MILLLIGLSTFTIGLSHASSCHTLQQSQLASLNERMNQMISALYAAPFSKNKSSGATYQTTTPAPPTEYSTPVAQYDPSYYHAYQSQQSSTPAPQVYYMSQQQSQAPTTVAISPPAPGSPPTVTISSTRMPIPCYPQYEGQEYAYPPAPKSYPPQYYEFSYAPQYGPSAPYPPAPQPYMPPMECTCQFPGEYPVPPPVCPCRQAYGSPPAQPERARGCPPPCQPPPACPPAPYPQPQGYPPPACSPPPAYPPPPSYPPSPAYGPPAYPYSGPQYPPPSTYNNPHDAMQAPLY, from the exons ATGATTCTGTTACTCATCGGACTGAGTACTTTTACCATAGGACTGAGCCATGCGTCAAGTTGCCACACTCTGCAGCAGTCACAG CTGGCGTCACTCAATGAGCGAATGAATCAGATGATCAGTGCATTGTACGCCGCAC CGTTTTCGAAGAATAAATCATCTGGAGCAACGTACCAAACTACAACCCCGGCGCCGCCTACGGAATACTCGACGCCAGTAGCGCAGTACGATCCATCCTACTACCATGCCTACCAGAGCCAGCAGAGTTCCACGCCAGCACCCCAAGTGTACTACATGTCGCAGCAACAATCACAAGCGCCAACGACTGTAGCTATCTCACCGCCAGCTCCGGGTAGCCCACCTACCGTCACCATCTCATCTACAAGAATGCCGATTCCCTGCTATCCCCAGTACGAAGGACAGGAGTATGCGTATCCTCCAGCGCCTAAGTCTTATCCGCCGCAATACTACGAATTCTCGTATGCGCCGCAGTACGGTCCATCAGCACCGTACCCCCCGGCGCCTCAGCCGTACATGCCGCCGATGGAATGTACTTGCCAGTTCCCAGGCGAGTATCCAGTGCCGCCGCCGGTTTGTCCTTGCAGGCAAGCTTACGGTTCACCGCCGGCGCAGccggagcgcgcgcgcggctgCCCGCCCCCGTGCCAGCCGCCGCCTGCGTGCCCGCCGGCGCCGTACCCGCAGCCGCAGGGCTACCCACCACCGGCATGCTCCCCACCACCAGCCTATCCGCCGCCCCCATCTTACCCCCCTTCTCCGGCTTACGGGCCACCCGCTTACCCTTACAGCGGTCCGCAATACCCACCACCCTCTACATACAATAATCCGCACGATGCAATGCAAGCCCCACTATACTAA